From Humibacter ginsenosidimutans, a single genomic window includes:
- a CDS encoding SDR family oxidoreductase, with the protein MARTVRGARILITGAASGMGRLYAERAVLEGAKSVILWDVDKASLDEVATVLRQVAEKGTAVYTYAVDLAELGAIAQAAHRVRRHAGDPDIIINNAGIVRGALFWEHDNGDDTRKIMQVNALAPMYVTREFLPGMIADAYRAKRIVNIASAAGLLSNPRMSVYAASKWAMIGWSDSLRLELQREDHSNVKVTTIAPSYIDTGMFEGARGPLLTPIMKPDYVVDRVWDAMLAGRPMLMLPKSVGLAKALKGILPTRAWDAIAGPVFGVYSSMDDFVGRR; encoded by the coding sequence ATGGCACGAACGGTTCGGGGCGCACGCATCCTCATCACCGGCGCCGCCAGCGGCATGGGGCGGCTCTACGCCGAGCGGGCCGTGTTGGAGGGCGCGAAGTCGGTGATCCTGTGGGACGTCGACAAGGCATCCCTCGACGAGGTCGCCACGGTTCTGCGCCAGGTCGCGGAGAAAGGCACCGCCGTCTACACGTACGCGGTCGACCTCGCCGAGCTGGGCGCGATCGCGCAGGCCGCGCACCGCGTGCGCAGGCACGCCGGCGACCCCGACATCATCATCAACAACGCCGGCATCGTGCGTGGCGCCCTCTTCTGGGAGCACGACAACGGCGACGACACCCGCAAGATCATGCAGGTCAACGCGCTCGCACCGATGTACGTGACGCGCGAGTTCCTGCCCGGCATGATCGCGGATGCCTACCGCGCGAAGCGCATCGTCAACATCGCGTCGGCCGCTGGGCTGCTCTCGAATCCGCGCATGAGCGTGTACGCGGCATCCAAGTGGGCCATGATCGGCTGGAGCGACTCGCTGCGGCTCGAGCTCCAGCGCGAGGACCACTCCAACGTCAAGGTCACCACGATCGCCCCGAGCTACATCGACACGGGCATGTTCGAGGGCGCGCGCGGCCCGCTGCTCACCCCGATCATGAAGCCCGATTACGTGGTCGATCGGGTGTGGGATGCCATGCTCGCCGGCCGCCCGATGCTCATGCTCCCGAAGTCGGTCGGCCTCGCGAAGGCGCTGAAGGGCATCCTGCCGACCAGGGCATGGGATGCCATCGCCGGCCCCGTCTTCGGCGTCTACTCCTCGATGGACGACTTCGTCGGCCGCCGCTGA
- a CDS encoding DEAD/DEAH box helicase family protein has product MPEPASEVFAPKPDSPLRIYAYAIHDDAHHGQLKVGQTTQDVKIRVAQQLKTATIKNYTIEVDESAVRDDGTFFRDFDVRDRLVQKGFENVDLEWMRCTVDDVKTAVAELRTGKAFTGTHHEDFPMRAEQKHAVEATHKYYRSIWAENEDAVPEFLWNAKMRFGKTFTAYQLAKRMKAKRILVVTFKPAVEDAWKTDLESHVDFDGWQYVSREAGGNPQKADPEHPLVFFGSFQDLLGRDKAGNFKAKHEWLKQLHWDLVVFDEYHFGAWRDTAKELFEGEDDTSKKKEIEQEFGSELETFADELEELHSDEDAFVPIQAGAYLYLSGTPFKALATGRFIEEQIFNWTYTDEQSAKAKFGPEHPGKWNPYAALPEMRLLTYQMPDELVSIATDGELDEFDLNTFFEAKGTGAGAEFVHKDDVQKWLDIIRGSYLPTQVDAQKAGTRPPFPYSDVRLLPYLQHSLWMLPRQASCAAMVNLLAEKQNVFWHDYTVVNVSAPGIGIGLDALPPVRKAIGNGFDTKTITLTVGKLTTGVTVPQWSSILMLRNLKAPETYFQAAFRVQSPWSIKNPNGDDPNEEEILKPVCFVFDFAPTRALRQISDYAIGLAPEESNPERAVEELVNFLPVLAYDGLNMHPVDAGDILDIAMSGTSATLLARKWQSAILVNVDNLTLKKIMDNQAAMDAVMKIEGFRALGASIFETVVNKSEAVSETKKSKGEAITSAEKKELSDEEKELKKGRKAIQEKLIKFATRIPAFMYLTDYRENTLHDVIQKLEPGLFKAVTGLTVEDFDLLVSLGVFNAAHMNQAIFAFRRYEDASLSYTGIQSHEDLRQYGLYDTVVGIEA; this is encoded by the coding sequence ATGCCTGAGCCCGCCTCCGAGGTCTTCGCACCGAAGCCCGATTCGCCGCTTCGCATCTACGCGTACGCCATCCACGACGACGCCCACCATGGCCAGCTCAAGGTGGGCCAGACCACGCAGGACGTGAAGATCCGGGTCGCGCAGCAGCTCAAGACCGCGACGATCAAGAATTACACGATCGAGGTCGACGAGTCCGCGGTGCGCGACGACGGCACGTTCTTCCGCGACTTCGACGTGCGCGACCGGCTCGTGCAGAAGGGGTTCGAGAACGTCGACCTCGAGTGGATGCGCTGCACCGTCGACGACGTGAAGACCGCCGTCGCCGAACTGCGCACGGGCAAAGCGTTCACGGGCACGCACCACGAAGACTTCCCGATGCGCGCAGAGCAGAAGCACGCGGTCGAGGCGACCCACAAGTACTATCGCTCGATCTGGGCAGAGAACGAAGACGCCGTTCCCGAGTTCCTCTGGAACGCCAAGATGAGGTTCGGCAAGACGTTCACTGCCTACCAGCTGGCCAAGCGGATGAAGGCGAAGCGCATCCTCGTCGTCACGTTCAAGCCCGCAGTCGAGGATGCCTGGAAGACCGACCTCGAGTCGCACGTCGACTTCGACGGCTGGCAGTACGTCTCACGGGAGGCGGGCGGGAATCCGCAGAAGGCCGATCCGGAGCATCCGCTCGTGTTCTTCGGCTCGTTCCAGGATCTGCTCGGCCGTGACAAGGCAGGCAACTTCAAGGCGAAGCACGAGTGGCTCAAGCAGCTTCATTGGGACCTCGTGGTCTTCGACGAGTACCACTTCGGCGCCTGGCGCGACACCGCCAAGGAGCTGTTCGAGGGCGAGGACGACACCTCGAAGAAGAAGGAGATCGAGCAGGAGTTCGGCTCCGAGCTCGAGACCTTCGCCGATGAGCTCGAAGAGCTGCACAGCGACGAGGACGCGTTCGTCCCCATCCAGGCGGGCGCATATCTCTACCTCTCGGGCACGCCGTTCAAGGCTCTCGCCACCGGGCGCTTCATCGAAGAGCAGATCTTCAACTGGACCTACACCGATGAACAGAGTGCAAAGGCGAAGTTCGGGCCGGAGCATCCCGGAAAGTGGAATCCGTACGCGGCGTTGCCGGAGATGCGACTCCTGACGTACCAGATGCCCGACGAGCTCGTCTCCATCGCCACCGACGGCGAGCTCGACGAGTTCGACCTCAACACGTTCTTCGAGGCCAAAGGCACGGGCGCGGGCGCCGAGTTCGTGCACAAGGATGACGTGCAGAAGTGGCTCGACATCATCCGCGGCTCCTACCTGCCTACGCAGGTCGACGCGCAGAAAGCCGGCACCCGGCCACCGTTCCCGTACTCGGACGTGCGACTGCTGCCCTACCTGCAGCACTCGCTCTGGATGCTGCCGCGCCAGGCATCCTGCGCCGCGATGGTGAATCTGCTCGCCGAGAAGCAGAACGTGTTCTGGCACGACTACACCGTCGTCAACGTCTCGGCGCCGGGCATCGGCATCGGTCTGGATGCCCTGCCGCCGGTTCGCAAAGCGATCGGCAACGGCTTCGACACCAAGACCATCACCCTCACGGTCGGCAAGCTCACCACCGGGGTCACCGTGCCGCAGTGGTCGTCCATTCTGATGCTGCGCAACCTGAAGGCACCGGAGACCTACTTCCAGGCCGCGTTCCGGGTGCAGTCGCCGTGGTCGATCAAGAATCCGAACGGCGACGACCCGAATGAGGAGGAGATCCTCAAGCCGGTCTGCTTCGTGTTCGACTTCGCGCCGACGCGCGCGCTGCGGCAGATCAGCGACTACGCGATCGGGCTCGCGCCCGAGGAGTCGAACCCCGAGCGCGCCGTGGAAGAGCTGGTCAACTTCCTGCCGGTGCTGGCCTACGACGGACTGAACATGCATCCCGTCGATGCCGGCGACATCCTCGACATCGCCATGTCGGGCACTTCGGCCACGCTGCTCGCACGCAAGTGGCAGTCCGCCATCCTCGTCAACGTGGACAACCTCACGCTGAAGAAGATCATGGACAACCAGGCGGCCATGGATGCGGTCATGAAGATCGAGGGATTCCGCGCGCTCGGCGCATCCATCTTCGAGACCGTCGTCAACAAGTCCGAGGCCGTGTCGGAGACGAAGAAGTCCAAGGGCGAGGCGATCACGTCCGCAGAGAAGAAGGAGCTCTCGGACGAGGAGAAGGAGCTCAAGAAGGGCCGCAAGGCGATCCAGGAGAAGCTGATCAAGTTCGCCACGCGCATCCCGGCCTTCATGTACCTCACGGACTATCGCGAGAACACGCTGCACGACGTCATTCAGAAGCTCGAGCCGGGGCTCTTCAAGGCCGTCACCGGCCTCACCGTCGAGGACTTCGACCTTCTCGTCTCGCTCGGCGTGTTCAACGCCGCCCACATGAACCAGGCGATCTTCGCGTTCCGCCGCTACGAGGATGCGTCGCTGTCGTACACGGGCATCCAGTCGCACGAGGACCTCCGGCAATACGGGCTATACGACACGGTGGTCGGGATCGAGGCGTAG
- a CDS encoding exodeoxyribonuclease III, whose amino-acid sequence MRVATWNVNSIRARVGRTVDWLVREDVDVLAMQEIKCKPEQFPREPFEEAGYELAIHGLNQWNGVAFASRIPLEDVVTSFDGMPGFAKGREDDDLPLEARALGVTVAGIRLWSLYVPNGRGLDDPHYTYKLDWLGTLAADTRSWLAENPDQPLALMGDWNIAPTDADNGDPTVVEGVSTHVSVPERQAFEEFEALGLTDVVRPYQPEGFTYWDYKQLRFPRNEGMRIDFIMGSQPFAELVTHAGIHRNERKGEAPSDHVPVLVDLDVALHDDEQDEDRPMIFG is encoded by the coding sequence CCATCCGCGCCCGTGTGGGCCGCACCGTGGACTGGCTGGTGCGCGAAGACGTTGACGTGCTCGCCATGCAGGAGATCAAGTGCAAGCCGGAGCAGTTTCCTCGTGAGCCGTTCGAGGAGGCGGGCTACGAGCTGGCCATCCACGGACTCAACCAGTGGAACGGCGTCGCCTTCGCCTCGCGCATTCCCCTCGAGGATGTCGTGACCTCCTTCGACGGCATGCCGGGCTTCGCAAAGGGCCGGGAGGACGACGACCTGCCGCTGGAGGCTCGCGCGCTGGGCGTGACGGTGGCGGGCATCCGCCTCTGGAGCCTCTACGTGCCCAACGGCCGTGGGCTCGATGACCCGCACTACACCTACAAACTCGACTGGCTCGGGACTCTTGCTGCTGACACCCGCAGCTGGCTCGCCGAGAACCCCGACCAGCCGCTCGCGCTGATGGGCGACTGGAACATCGCGCCGACGGATGCCGACAACGGCGACCCGACGGTCGTCGAGGGGGTCTCGACTCACGTCTCGGTACCCGAGCGCCAGGCGTTCGAGGAATTCGAGGCCCTCGGCCTCACCGACGTCGTGCGTCCGTACCAGCCGGAGGGCTTCACGTACTGGGACTACAAGCAGCTGCGTTTTCCGCGCAACGAGGGCATGCGCATCGACTTCATCATGGGGTCGCAGCCGTTCGCCGAGCTCGTGACGCATGCGGGCATCCATCGCAACGAGCGCAAGGGAGAGGCGCCGAGCGACCACGTGCCCGTGCTGGTCGACCTCGACGTGGCGCTGCACGACGACGAGCAAGACGAAGACCGGCCGATGATCTTCGGCTGA
- a CDS encoding O-acetylhomoserine aminocarboxypropyltransferase/cysteine synthase family protein produces MSETHRPDFETRQIHAGSVIDAEAQARVTPIYQTAGYVFDSFDDGEDRFAGRGGRAYSRNDNPTNVVAGRRIADLEGGVDGIVVASGQAAIAVALSALAGVGDHVLVTRSLYEGTNEMFRGILRRQGIEAEYVPDDASDEEWAARIRPTTKALYTESLPNPLGQVVDLERLAGIAHAHGVPVVVDNTVPTPYLERPIEHGADVVIHSTSKWLSGHGSVIGGAVVDGGRFDWAGSGRFPQLTEQPRAGVASFVDRFGDAAFGAYLRSVVVLEYGPTVPPTSTLLLLHGIETLSLRMERHVANAQRVAEWLEQRAEVTAVHYPGLASNPYFGLAQKYLPLGAGSIVSIDLAGGRDAARAFIDALQLISPMTHIGDVRTLAIHLGSTIHLKLTEQERLDAGITPGLIRLSIGLESARDIIADLERGLDAAAS; encoded by the coding sequence ATGTCCGAGACGCACCGCCCCGACTTCGAGACCCGCCAGATCCACGCGGGGAGCGTGATCGACGCGGAGGCACAAGCCCGGGTGACGCCGATCTACCAGACGGCCGGCTACGTGTTCGACAGCTTCGACGACGGCGAGGACCGCTTCGCCGGCCGTGGCGGGCGGGCGTACTCGCGCAACGACAACCCGACCAACGTGGTCGCCGGGCGGCGCATCGCCGACCTCGAGGGCGGCGTCGACGGCATCGTCGTCGCCAGCGGACAGGCGGCCATCGCCGTCGCACTCAGCGCGCTGGCGGGCGTCGGCGATCACGTGCTCGTCACGAGGTCGCTGTACGAGGGGACGAACGAGATGTTCCGCGGCATCCTCAGGCGCCAGGGCATCGAGGCCGAGTATGTGCCCGACGACGCGAGCGACGAGGAGTGGGCCGCACGCATCCGGCCCACCACCAAGGCGCTCTACACCGAGAGCCTGCCGAATCCGCTCGGGCAGGTCGTCGACCTCGAGCGGCTGGCCGGCATCGCGCACGCGCACGGGGTGCCGGTCGTCGTCGACAACACGGTGCCGACTCCCTATCTGGAGCGTCCGATCGAGCACGGAGCGGATGTCGTCATCCACTCCACGTCGAAGTGGCTGTCGGGCCACGGCTCGGTGATCGGCGGCGCCGTCGTCGACGGCGGGCGGTTCGACTGGGCGGGCAGCGGGCGGTTCCCGCAGCTGACCGAGCAGCCGCGGGCGGGCGTGGCCTCGTTCGTCGACCGGTTCGGGGATGCCGCGTTCGGCGCCTACCTGCGCTCCGTCGTCGTGCTCGAGTACGGGCCTACGGTGCCGCCGACCAGCACACTTCTGCTGCTGCATGGCATCGAGACGCTGTCGCTGCGCATGGAGCGTCACGTCGCGAACGCGCAACGTGTCGCTGAGTGGCTCGAGCAGCGGGCGGAGGTGACGGCCGTGCATTACCCGGGGCTGGCATCCAACCCATACTTCGGTCTCGCGCAGAAGTATCTGCCGCTCGGCGCCGGCTCGATCGTGTCGATCGACCTCGCAGGAGGTCGGGATGCCGCGCGCGCCTTCATCGACGCGCTCCAGCTCATCTCGCCCATGACGCACATCGGCGACGTGCGCACGCTGGCCATTCACCTGGGATCGACGATCCACCTCAAGCTCACGGAGCAGGAGCGGCTGGATGCGGGCATCACCCCCGGCCTCATCCGGCTGTCGATCGGCCTCGAGAGCGCCCGCGACATCATCGCCGACCTCGAGCGAGGGCTCGACGCGGCTGCGAGCTGA
- a CDS encoding MalY/PatB family protein, whose product MNHVSIRPIDRLRAERNSIKWRRYEPDVLPLFVAEMDFDLAPVIVDAVTHALRSGDTGYLDDPGELAPVFADFAQRSWDWIVDEGCVHLATDVTVGLVEALRLLVPAQGAKVVLTPPVYAPFYEMVGEVNGTVVEVPLVEDAGYSLDLAGLERAFAGGADAMLLCNPQNPTGRCHSGESLRALAELAARYDVPVLSDEVHAPLAHPGAVFTPFAPIAAAAGARSATVTSASKAWNLAALKCAWIVAADARMNEVLDRLPEETAARTSILGLHASIAALNNIAWRDEAVEVVASNIELLTNTLAELVPEASVVTPDAGYLVWLDLRATGLGDDPAAVLREQGRVAFNSGPTFGAGGAGFVRANVACDPSTIVEAVRRIASVVDARRPLAVPAG is encoded by the coding sequence GTGAACCACGTCAGCATCCGTCCCATCGACCGCCTCAGGGCCGAGCGCAACAGCATCAAGTGGCGCCGTTACGAGCCCGACGTTCTGCCGCTGTTCGTGGCGGAGATGGACTTCGACCTCGCGCCCGTGATCGTGGATGCCGTCACGCATGCCCTGCGTTCCGGCGACACCGGTTACCTCGACGACCCCGGCGAGCTGGCGCCCGTCTTCGCGGACTTCGCGCAGCGGTCGTGGGACTGGATCGTGGACGAGGGATGCGTGCACCTGGCCACCGACGTGACCGTCGGGCTCGTCGAGGCGCTGCGTCTGCTCGTGCCTGCTCAGGGCGCCAAGGTCGTGCTGACCCCTCCCGTCTATGCGCCGTTCTACGAGATGGTCGGCGAGGTCAACGGCACCGTCGTCGAGGTGCCGCTGGTGGAGGATGCCGGCTACTCGCTCGATCTCGCAGGCCTCGAGCGCGCGTTCGCCGGCGGCGCGGACGCCATGCTGCTCTGCAACCCGCAGAATCCCACCGGCCGGTGCCACAGCGGCGAGTCGTTGCGGGCGCTCGCCGAGCTCGCCGCGCGGTACGACGTGCCCGTGCTCAGCGACGAGGTGCACGCGCCGCTCGCGCACCCGGGCGCGGTCTTCACGCCGTTCGCACCCATCGCCGCGGCAGCGGGGGCACGTAGCGCGACCGTCACGAGTGCCAGCAAGGCGTGGAACCTCGCCGCGCTCAAGTGCGCCTGGATCGTGGCGGCCGACGCGCGGATGAACGAGGTTCTCGACAGGCTTCCGGAGGAGACGGCGGCGCGCACGAGCATCCTCGGGCTTCATGCCAGCATCGCTGCGCTGAACAACATCGCGTGGCGCGACGAGGCCGTCGAGGTCGTGGCGTCGAACATCGAGCTGCTCACGAACACGCTCGCGGAGCTGGTGCCGGAAGCATCGGTCGTGACCCCGGATGCCGGTTACCTGGTCTGGCTCGACCTGCGCGCGACCGGCCTCGGCGACGACCCTGCGGCGGTGCTGCGCGAGCAGGGTCGGGTGGCGTTCAACTCCGGCCCGACGTTCGGCGCAGGCGGCGCGGGCTTCGTGCGCGCGAACGTGGCCTGCGACCCGTCCACGATCGTGGAGGCCGTGCGCCGTATCGCCTCCGTGGTGGATGCCCGCCGCCCGCTCGCGGTCCCCGCGGGCTGA
- a CDS encoding alpha/beta fold hydrolase has product MPHLSVPGAELYYEAEGPASAPALLLVHAGCATLRMWDPIVADLAADHFVVRFDTRGYGATRSDDVAFSDRADAVDVLEHLGVAEACVVGSSRGGRIGLDLALSRPEFVTGVMTVGSRPSGFPDTELTDAEDAACDALDDAYEDEDWERFGRLETSLSVIGPLRDENRLDPEFVATAYALNRPNAARRSESPVSIPEEPSAYERIVDLQVPLLATVGEYDLSPELAAQQFLVSAAPRAEGYIFSDTARLPSVEHPREFADVLRGWLAKHGL; this is encoded by the coding sequence ATGCCACACCTGAGCGTGCCGGGGGCCGAGCTGTACTACGAGGCGGAGGGGCCGGCATCCGCTCCGGCGCTGCTGCTCGTGCACGCTGGATGCGCCACCCTGCGCATGTGGGACCCGATCGTCGCCGACCTCGCTGCGGACCACTTCGTGGTGCGGTTCGACACCCGCGGCTACGGCGCGACTCGAAGTGACGACGTGGCCTTCAGCGATCGCGCCGACGCGGTCGACGTGCTCGAGCATCTTGGCGTCGCGGAGGCCTGCGTGGTCGGGTCGTCGCGCGGCGGACGCATCGGGCTCGACCTTGCACTGTCGCGGCCGGAGTTCGTGACCGGGGTGATGACGGTGGGCTCGCGGCCGAGCGGGTTCCCCGACACCGAGCTCACCGACGCAGAGGATGCCGCGTGCGACGCCCTCGACGACGCATACGAAGACGAGGACTGGGAGCGTTTCGGCCGCCTCGAGACGTCGCTCTCGGTGATCGGCCCGCTGCGCGACGAAAACAGGCTCGACCCGGAATTCGTCGCGACCGCCTACGCGCTCAACCGGCCCAACGCGGCGCGGCGCTCGGAGTCGCCGGTGTCGATCCCCGAGGAGCCGTCGGCGTACGAGCGCATCGTCGATCTGCAGGTGCCGCTGCTCGCGACCGTCGGCGAGTACGACCTGTCGCCGGAGCTCGCGGCGCAGCAGTTCCTCGTCTCCGCGGCGCCGCGGGCCGAGGGATACATCTTCAGCGACACGGCACGGCTGCCGAGCGTGGAGCATCCACGCGAGTTCGCCGACGTGCTGCGGGGCTGGCTCGCGAAGCACGGGCTCTGA
- a CDS encoding N-6 DNA methylase, with protein sequence MSTETTPPERLVKSKQRVADHGEVFTPSWLVNDMLDLVKPETERIDSRFLEPACGSGNFLVPILQRKLAAVQARHGRSDFEKRHYALFALMCVYGIELLADNAAECRENLLAVFTQFVGAEPSDVWARAASTVLAANIVQGDALQMTDATGAPITFPEWGYLGRGKYQRRDFGYSNLTERGSFQGTLFEAFEEHEIFVPSRTYPPMTVQELAA encoded by the coding sequence ATGTCGACAGAGACCACGCCACCCGAGCGCCTGGTCAAGTCGAAGCAACGCGTCGCAGATCACGGTGAGGTCTTCACCCCGTCCTGGCTGGTGAACGACATGCTCGACCTGGTCAAGCCGGAGACGGAACGGATCGACTCGCGCTTCCTGGAGCCCGCGTGCGGGTCGGGCAACTTCTTGGTGCCGATCCTGCAGCGCAAGCTCGCGGCCGTGCAGGCGCGCCATGGGCGCAGCGACTTCGAGAAACGGCACTATGCACTCTTTGCGCTGATGTGCGTCTACGGCATCGAACTGCTGGCCGACAACGCCGCCGAGTGCCGCGAGAACCTGCTGGCGGTGTTCACGCAGTTCGTCGGGGCCGAGCCGTCGGATGTCTGGGCGCGCGCGGCATCCACGGTGCTCGCGGCGAACATCGTGCAGGGCGACGCATTGCAGATGACTGATGCCACGGGCGCGCCGATCACGTTCCCCGAATGGGGCTATCTCGGCCGCGGCAAATACCAGCGACGCGACTTCGGCTACAGCAACCTCACTGAGCGCGGCTCATTCCAAGGAACGCTCTTCGAGGCCTTCGAGGAGCACGAGATCTTCGTGCCCTCCCGCACGTATCCGCCGATGACCGTGCAGGAGCTCGCAGCATGA
- a CDS encoding helix-turn-helix domain-containing protein, translating to MSRVASDAAAHIGALIAEQRKRQGMTQDQVAVLSGIDSSNVRAYETGRSMPNIQSLVRVADALGVHPGELLDGLKPEMFAVNGSDGRRRSAG from the coding sequence ATGTCTCGTGTCGCCTCGGATGCCGCCGCCCACATCGGCGCACTCATCGCGGAGCAGCGCAAGCGCCAGGGCATGACGCAGGATCAGGTCGCCGTGCTCAGCGGAATCGACTCGTCGAACGTGCGCGCCTACGAGACGGGTCGGTCGATGCCGAACATCCAGTCGCTCGTGCGAGTTGCGGATGCTCTCGGTGTGCATCCGGGCGAGCTGCTGGACGGGCTCAAGCCCGAGATGTTCGCGGTGAACGGTAGCGACGGTCGACGGCGCTCAGCCGGTTAG
- a CDS encoding Eco57I restriction-modification methylase domain-containing protein — MSMQSPLALARHNPDVLTCIANLSNDEVFTPPEFANRMLDTLADAWAGSNNGANIWADPKVTFLDPFTKSGVFLREIVSRLTDGLEKWMPDLQSRVDHILTKQVFGIGITELTALLARRSVYCSKWANGPHSIATSFDRDWGNIWFERTEHTWVGRKRERRVEPTAQDEIVIDIPGTGRCEYCGASEAAYSRESGLESHAYAFIHTDDIKARITELFGDSMQFDVIIGNPPYQLNDGGGSGTSAGPLYHLFVTQAKYLEPKYLSMVTPARWFSGGKGLDEFRGSMLEDDRLRVIDDYPDSNDVFPGTQIKGGIAYWLWARDNPGEVTVTTYDKGAAISTATRPLLEKGSDVFIRYNEALPILRKVAGFENAAKGDSLFPPQGRRFAELVSVRRPFGLPSTFRGEKLGEIIVYQAGSQSRTSRRHITRASELIDQWKVFIPFLASGSDSFPHSILGRPFVGAPGTAATETYLAIGPFEDEKECLNVISYISTRLFRFMVLQKKPSQNATKKVYEFVPTQDFSKPWSDEELYAKYNIVKEEVAFIESMVRPMDSTDA, encoded by the coding sequence ATGAGCATGCAGTCCCCGCTCGCACTCGCCCGTCACAACCCGGACGTTCTCACGTGTATCGCGAACCTCTCGAACGACGAGGTCTTCACGCCGCCCGAGTTCGCGAATCGCATGCTCGATACGCTCGCGGACGCCTGGGCCGGCTCGAACAACGGCGCCAACATCTGGGCGGACCCTAAGGTCACGTTCCTCGATCCGTTCACGAAGTCGGGGGTGTTCCTGCGTGAGATCGTCTCGCGGCTCACCGATGGCCTCGAGAAGTGGATGCCCGACCTCCAGTCGCGCGTGGACCACATCCTCACGAAGCAGGTGTTCGGCATCGGGATCACCGAGCTGACCGCGCTGCTTGCCAGACGGAGCGTGTACTGCTCCAAGTGGGCGAACGGGCCACACTCGATCGCGACATCGTTCGATCGCGACTGGGGGAACATCTGGTTCGAGCGCACCGAGCACACGTGGGTAGGGCGAAAGCGTGAACGCCGCGTGGAGCCGACGGCGCAGGACGAGATCGTCATCGACATTCCGGGCACTGGTAGGTGCGAGTACTGCGGCGCGTCCGAGGCAGCCTACTCGCGAGAGTCCGGGCTCGAGTCGCACGCCTACGCGTTCATCCACACCGACGACATCAAGGCTCGGATCACCGAGCTGTTCGGAGACAGCATGCAGTTCGACGTCATCATCGGAAACCCGCCGTATCAACTGAATGATGGGGGTGGGTCCGGCACGAGCGCTGGGCCGCTTTACCATCTCTTCGTAACGCAAGCGAAATATCTCGAGCCCAAGTACCTGAGCATGGTTACGCCAGCGCGCTGGTTTTCTGGCGGAAAGGGCCTCGACGAGTTCCGCGGATCAATGCTAGAAGATGATCGGCTTCGTGTAATCGACGATTATCCGGACTCCAATGACGTGTTCCCGGGTACCCAGATCAAAGGCGGAATCGCTTATTGGCTCTGGGCTCGTGATAACCCAGGGGAAGTCACTGTGACGACTTACGATAAGGGTGCGGCAATTTCAACTGCCACGCGACCACTCCTCGAAAAAGGATCGGACGTCTTCATCCGATACAACGAAGCGCTGCCCATCCTGAGGAAGGTAGCCGGATTCGAGAATGCTGCAAAGGGAGACAGTCTTTTCCCGCCCCAAGGGAGACGATTTGCCGAGTTGGTGAGCGTGCGGCGTCCATTCGGGCTGCCAAGCACCTTCCGTGGAGAAAAACTTGGCGAGATCATCGTCTATCAAGCTGGTAGCCAATCGCGGACATCACGACGTCACATCACCCGCGCAAGCGAACTCATAGACCAATGGAAAGTGTTCATTCCCTTCCTTGCAAGCGGCAGTGACTCTTTCCCACATTCCATTCTAGGACGGCCGTTCGTGGGCGCTCCCGGGACCGCAGCGACGGAAACATACCTCGCGATAGGTCCATTCGAAGACGAAAAGGAATGTCTCAATGTCATCTCCTACATATCGACCCGCCTCTTCCGATTCATGGTGCTCCAGAAGAAGCCCTCTCAGAACGCGACAAAGAAAGTATACGAATTCGTCCCGACGCAAGATTTCTCAAAGCCGTGGTCAGATGAAGAGCTGTATGCAAAGTACAACATCGTTAAAGAGGAAGTAGCGTTCATCGAAAGCATGGTGCGACCTATGGATTCCACCGATGCCTGA